atgaactgaaaacacactgaaatagcgatgGCTACGGCTACACCTATATTCAAAGTagcaccatagactgtataaaaggtagcacctgtcactcaaagcggcaTCTCCCTTAATTCTGCATAATTGTAAGCCTTAATAAATTGTAAATGGCTTAGTTATAGAAAAATTCACACCGcccccatacagttgtcatggagctatagagaccaaaaccgttttttgtaccaggctgtaaacatgtttatttctgctgtaaagttgggcattttaataTGGGGGTCTATagggattgactcgcttttggagccagcctcaagtggccatttgaggaactacAGTTaagttggcttcatttttcagctctGGAGGTTGCCACTTGGTCAATGCCTGATCCATACTTGAAACCGGATTTGTTCTATGCATGTGTGAAAATGCGGTGACTCCCTGTCGGAAGTATGTCAAAACATGTCGCAGTTTCTGGGATTTATCTTTGGTTTTACTAACTATCAAATAgaagattcattttttttcttactaaataatacatgtttttcttgtttttgataAACAATGTCTAATATATGGTTCTTATGAAATAGAATATTACATTTTTCCTCatgaaataaacacttttttcctgttttggtaAAGAATGTCTAATATATATGGAGCTAATTTTGCCTTCCATTAACAAAAAAAGCTGGTAAAATGCTTGCATTGCTTGGATTAagtaattgttaaaaaaaactctccaaAAATCTTCCTGGCCTCCTGATACTGAAAGATGAATAAATAGTCATCCTTTGCTTCAATAGATTTTTCCCTCCAGGAAGTCTTTGAGGGCATTCTGTTGATTCTCATTGTCCATCTGGAGAACAGCAGGCTCTGTTACCTCCCCACTGAATAACTCGGTGACTGTGTATCCAGCACAACGCTGTATGAAGGTCCCTCATGATGTTCAGCTGTTGCTCCAGGTTACAATTAAGTCCCCAGTTagagtcagaaaaaaaatatcccaCATGCAGTCACAACTACAGCTTTAAAATTACAGAATAACTTCTAACCATAGttgttattgtattatataatatataatacatttatgaATAACTTTACATAtatgaaacacactgtattgGGGTAATTTACACTTTGCAAGTTAATGATTTACTTGATAGTTACTGCATTAAAACTATTGTGGGTTGTGGATAAgtttaatattatataaaacatatacaaaataGCTTAAATCTTAACTCATCCCATCTTACAACAGCACTACAGtctacataaaaacaaacatcttaaaattgCTGGTGAAGTCCGTGTCTGATGGTAACCAGGTGCCATACATGTAGACGACGTGTGTATTACATACTTTTTACCTAGTTCAAAGTACTGCATAGTTTTATATGGCAATTTATGATATACGCCGCTGCCTTCAGATGTTCCTTCCATGTACTCTTCTTAACGTCACTGCCGGTCACTCGTCTGTAGTCCCAGTCAGTCTTGTTCAAAAATCCACATGGTCTGACAGCAACGAAAGGGTGGGCTGCTCCTTCTCCTGGTAATCTTTAAATTGGCACTATCCACTTGTAAATAGCATTCATGTCAACTTCCAGGTCACCATTACCACTGGGAAATTCGGGTTTTTCTGGAAGCTCTGATACATCTGACAACCAAACAAATATGAATGCAGATGGTTTTGGCCTCACATCGCCAAAGACCTAACGTACAGTGTAATTTTGAGCTGCAATGATTTGTTGATCAATCagattagttgatcgacaggaAATAaaccagcaactattttgataattgaataatcgtttaagtaatttttaaagcagaaacaccaaaaatgttttttgctggttttagcttctcaaatgtgagaatttgatgttttatgtgtcaaacatgatagtaaactgaatatcttctgGATTTTtgattgttggtcagacaaatcaatttgaagacatcaccttgggctctatAAGATTATAACAGGCATCTTTCACTatattcactattttttttaacagacaaaatgattaattgatagtgaaaataatcattagttgcattcctagtgtaaataaacccaaatttaatggatattGTGTAATATTGTCGATACACTATTTTAATCATCACATGGCTATATTGATGACGTAAACACCTTGAAAACATAGGGCTCTTTCCCATCTCTCCCATCCATCCATGACAGATTCATGAGATATTATCACCTTCTATTGTCTATCTAGAACTTCTAGGATTGATTAGGATGATAGGTATGATTGGGTTTCTGCATCCACAAACAATAGCCCACACTGCAGTTAAATTCtgtgtctcttttctctcagtaacagtcttttttttttttctcccttcaaGCTCTCAAAGATGGTGCAGAAAGATGCTGAACAGGAGAGCGACATGAGGGCTGAAATCCAGGAGATGAAGAAGGAGCAGTCTTCAATTAGCATGATGGATGAGTTTGCTAGATATGCCAGACTGGAGCGCAAAATCAACAAGATGACagacaagctgaaaacacatggTGAGAGACAAAAGTAGTAATTGTGACTGACATGCTGAGGACAGATAACATTCAGTCTTGGCTAGGACTGTGTCACAAGAGTGTTGatttgcaattaaaaaaaaacttttattgcaGGTTAATGTTAGATTGGTTTTCTTGTTAGTCCATTCCCCGTGTGTTCACTTCCCATTTGCTTTTCGAGACACAGGGAAAGTACATGGTGATACACATGGTGTCACATGGTGATACACATGTGTCTTCCACACCTGTGCGTGTCTGCTACAAGAgattcacacatacaaaccGCTAACAGCAGGAACTGGTAGGAGGATTTGGATAATATACTTACTGAGTGTTCTCTGGGAACAACTGCTGCCTGTTGCTGTCCTTCACCCTCGGCCGCAGGATTATCCTCTGCACATACAGGAAGCGGCTAGAGAGAATTTCAGTGTGATGCACATGTACAgcagtgcaaaaatgttttcagattttcattttgatATTCTCTTAAAACTGTACACTGACAGTTTGACACCCATTACCAAGCTATACAGCCCAGATTGAACTGTATATGGCTTCACAAGTATTTAAACCAATCACTTGTTTTTCCTGATTTTACTGTTCTTATGACTTCTAAACAGCTGACTCTCAGTCTCCAACATTGTGTTCATCAAGGGGgactgtctgctgtttgaatgaaaagtattttcattaaatgtccaaaatgtacaaaaaagaTTTACTTCATGCAGTGTATCAAATATTTGGTAtgtattaattattgttttggAGACTGCCCCCTCAATCTTGCCCAAGACCTTACAGAGAATtcactgctgtgtttcttgccaTGTTACCATATGACTGGATGGAACAAATTAATTGGGAATGTACAACAGATTTTTCCAGTGAATCAGAtaataaagtgaaacaaaatgtcagtttaatcAGATTATCAGGGTAACAGGAACTGGGGAAGTATTAAAGAAGGCTGGATCACcacaaaaagtgttttaagtCTAACGGTTATGTATTTCCTCCATCTTGCAGTGAAATCAAGAACTGCACAACAAGCCAAAATGAAATGGGTTGTGAACATCGTCTTTTATATACTGCAGGTAGGTGGAAATTATACGAAGAAGCACAAGTGCATTTAGTTCAGattgtacttgtacttgttcTGTAATCTAAATGTAAGCATGGGCCATGTGTTGGATACAAAACCTGCTGATAAGTCCtttattttgagatttttaGAACTAGAAATGAAGGAGTTAACATTGCTAATATCATGATAGgctaataaaatacaaaaaaacgtaatatatattcattttttgttctCCAAATCTATTTAATTACACAAAAGTGTCAAATCTGGGGACGAGTAGACATATACATACGTGATAGTACTTGTTATAACTGAATTGTACacatttctttcctttattgCTCAGGCTGCCGTGATGATCTCCTTGATATGGAAGTATTACTCTGACCCAGTGACAGTGGTCCCTAATAGATGGATCGCCCCTGTGGAGCGGCTTGTGGCCTTCCCAACAGGAGTGGCAGGTAATCaatctcttttgttttttgtattttgtagacTATGAAATGATAAACATGCAGGGCACCTCCATATAGAGTAATATAATACACATAGAACATAGCTTTTTTGTGTTGGAATATAACATATATCAGGCAAAATATTGTCGGATTC
This region of Thunnus maccoyii chromosome 6, fThuMac1.1, whole genome shotgun sequence genomic DNA includes:
- the get1 gene encoding guided entry of tail-anchored proteins factor 1, with translation MAAGGAWFLVLGSVFLCNLMKTLLPSISSFLSKMVQKDAEQESDMRAEIQEMKKEQSSISMMDEFARYARLERKINKMTDKLKTHVKSRTAQQAKMKWVVNIVFYILQAAVMISLIWKYYSDPVTVVPNRWIAPVERLVAFPTGVAGGVGITCWLVVCNKVVTLGLHAVS